A part of Desulfobacterales bacterium genomic DNA contains:
- a CDS encoding TVP38/TMEM64 family protein, whose translation MNPARRQPKPNQSKSIVKAVGLVVFIVAAILLVRFTPVKDYLTADALGLFLEKVGLWAPLIFMLVYAVGVCLFVPGTLLTGIGAAIFGPYRGFAYVWIGAMAGASAAFYIGRTLGREFAASLIGEKLQKYDDAIARNGFAAVLYLRLVYFPFTPMNFGMGLTKVGFWDYFFGTGFGIIVGTFIFTFFIGTVADVWASGDWGRLVSFKVFFSIALFIFSFFIPKIIKKIKGDTTVGPGR comes from the coding sequence ATGAATCCCGCCCGGCGACAGCCGAAACCGAACCAATCAAAAAGCATTGTAAAAGCGGTGGGGCTGGTTGTCTTTATTGTTGCAGCCATTTTGCTGGTCCGATTTACGCCGGTAAAGGATTATCTCACGGCTGATGCCCTGGGCCTTTTTCTGGAAAAGGTCGGACTGTGGGCGCCGCTTATTTTTATGCTGGTGTATGCCGTGGGGGTGTGCCTTTTTGTGCCGGGGACACTCTTGACCGGGATTGGCGCGGCCATTTTCGGTCCATACCGGGGCTTTGCTTATGTCTGGATCGGCGCCATGGCGGGCGCCAGCGCGGCTTTTTATATCGGGCGAACCCTGGGAAGAGAGTTTGCAGCATCCCTGATCGGGGAAAAACTTCAAAAATATGACGATGCCATCGCGCGCAACGGTTTTGCCGCCGTTTTGTATCTTCGGCTGGTCTATTTTCCCTTTACACCCATGAATTTCGGCATGGGCCTGACCAAAGTCGGTTTCTGGGATTATTTTTTCGGAACGGGCTTCGGGATTATCGTCGGCACCTTTATTTTTACATTTTTTATCGGAACCGTTGCGGACGTCTGGGCTTCGGGGGACTGGGGCCGGCTGGTGTCTTTTAAGGTTTTCTTTTCGATAGCGCTCTTTATATTCTCCTTTTTTATTCCGAAAATAATCAAAAAAATTAAGGGTGACACAACGGTCGGCCCGGGCAGATAA